One stretch of Desulfobaccales bacterium DNA includes these proteins:
- a CDS encoding phosphomannomutase/phosphoglucomutase, whose protein sequence is MQPHIFREYDIRARVDTDLDEAGVYRLGRALGVYYTRQGRRRLAIGRDCRESSPAWRAALVRALLDSGLQLIDVGVVPTPVLYFAVRHLDTDGGIVITASHNPPEFNGFKICAGPHTIFGEEIQKLRRLAEAGETVSGTGSLTHQEILPAYLDYLNRHLRVSRPLRVGVDGGHGTAGPVAVALLERLGCEVFPLFCEMDGRFPVHEPDPVVEANLTYLRDLVARERLEVGVAYDGDGDRLGVVGPDGRVIWGDELLILFARDILTRHPGATVIGEVKCSQRLYDDVARHGGRPLMWKTGHSLIKQKMVEEGALLAGEMSGHLFFADRYFGYDDAIYATGRLLEILAAAGRPLPELLADLPPAYATPEIRRECPEAMKFVVVERLKERLRQQGAHFLDLDGVRLVTPAGWGLIRASNTQPVLVLRFEAHSQEKLRELQELMEGLLTAELTALGV, encoded by the coding sequence GTGCAGCCGCACATCTTCCGGGAATACGACATCCGGGCCCGGGTAGACACGGATTTGGACGAGGCCGGGGTCTATCGCCTGGGCCGCGCCTTGGGGGTGTATTACACCCGCCAGGGCCGGCGCCGCCTGGCCATCGGCAGGGACTGCCGGGAGTCCTCCCCCGCCTGGCGGGCGGCCTTGGTCCGGGCCCTGCTGGACAGCGGCCTTCAGCTCATCGATGTGGGGGTGGTGCCCACCCCGGTGCTCTATTTTGCCGTGCGTCATCTCGACACCGACGGCGGCATCGTCATCACCGCCAGCCACAACCCGCCGGAGTTCAACGGTTTTAAGATCTGCGCCGGGCCGCACACCATCTTCGGGGAGGAGATCCAAAAGCTCCGCCGCCTGGCCGAGGCCGGGGAGACGGTCTCCGGCACAGGCTCCCTGACGCACCAGGAGATTCTCCCGGCCTACCTGGATTACCTCAACCGGCATCTGCGGGTGTCCCGGCCCCTGCGCGTGGGGGTGGACGGCGGGCACGGCACCGCCGGCCCGGTGGCAGTGGCGCTCCTGGAGCGCCTGGGTTGTGAGGTCTTTCCCCTCTTTTGCGAGATGGACGGCCGCTTCCCGGTGCATGAGCCGGATCCGGTGGTGGAGGCCAACCTCACTTACCTGAGAGATCTGGTGGCCAGAGAACGCCTGGAGGTGGGGGTGGCCTACGACGGCGACGGCGACCGCCTGGGAGTGGTGGGGCCGGACGGCCGGGTCATCTGGGGGGATGAGCTCCTCATCCTCTTTGCCCGGGACATTCTCACGAGGCATCCCGGGGCCACGGTCATCGGCGAGGTGAAATGCTCCCAGCGCCTTTACGACGACGTGGCCCGCCACGGCGGCCGGCCCCTGATGTGGAAGACCGGGCACTCCCTCATCAAGCAAAAGATGGTGGAGGAAGGGGCGTTGTTGGCCGGGGAGATGAGCGGCCACCTCTTCTTTGCCGACCGCTACTTCGGTTATGACGATGCCATCTACGCCACCGGCCGCCTGCTGGAGATCCTGGCCGCAGCCGGACGACCTCTCCCTGAGCTCTTGGCGGACCTGCCCCCGGCCTATGCCACCCCGGAGATCCGCCGGGAATGCCCCGAAGCCATGAAATTCGTGGTGGTGGAGCGCCTCAAGGAGCGCCTGCGCCAGCAAGGGGCCCACTTCCTGGACCTGGACGGGGTGCGTTTGGTCACCCCTGCGGGCTGGGGGCTCATCCGGGCCTCCAACACCCAGCCGGTTTTAGTACTGCGCTTTGAGGCCCACAGCCAGGAAAAACTGCGGGAGTTGCAGGAGCTGATGGAGGGCCTGCTGACCGCGGAGCTGACGGCCCTGGGAGTTTAG
- a CDS encoding 4Fe-4S binding protein — MAELKDTVRHWLESGRVDLFLGYKEVAGHPLPYAFSKDNLEEVAELVVSPARYSLEKLAASLLKERPDLKIGLLARDCTRRAVNVLAIYNQVEPDQVELLDLTCCPSRPQASCSALTPPEVGEVKRAVGIDNRLTPEQFEAIPAGERLGRWLYEFQKCLKCYGCRDICPVCFCRECSLEHGELVEPRDLPPEVPMFHWVRAVHMAGRCIDCGLCEEACPVDIPLRLLYRQTNKIVRELFGYDTGLTLAQPPFSVLGVGPAEPKEAVAGGGK, encoded by the coding sequence ATGGCTGAGCTGAAAGATACCGTGCGCCACTGGCTGGAAAGCGGCCGGGTGGACCTCTTCCTGGGCTATAAGGAAGTGGCCGGCCACCCTCTGCCGTACGCCTTCAGCAAAGACAACCTGGAGGAGGTGGCGGAGCTGGTGGTCAGCCCCGCCCGTTATTCCCTGGAGAAGCTGGCGGCCAGCCTCCTGAAGGAGCGGCCAGACCTGAAGATCGGGCTCCTGGCCCGGGACTGCACCCGCCGGGCCGTCAATGTGCTGGCCATTTACAACCAGGTGGAGCCTGACCAGGTGGAACTCCTGGACCTGACCTGCTGCCCCTCCCGGCCCCAGGCGAGCTGCAGCGCCCTGACCCCGCCGGAGGTGGGGGAGGTAAAACGGGCCGTAGGCATCGACAACCGCCTTACCCCGGAGCAGTTCGAGGCCATTCCCGCCGGGGAGCGCCTCGGCCGCTGGCTCTATGAATTCCAGAAGTGCCTCAAGTGCTACGGCTGCCGGGACATCTGCCCGGTGTGCTTCTGCCGGGAGTGCTCCCTGGAGCACGGCGAGCTGGTGGAGCCCCGGGACCTGCCGCCGGAGGTGCCCATGTTCCATTGGGTGCGGGCGGTGCACATGGCGGGCCGCTGCATCGACTGCGGCCTGTGCGAGGAGGCCTGCCCGGTGGACATCCCCTTGAGGCTCCTCTACCGCCAGACCAACAAAATCGTCCGGGAGCTCTTCGGCTATGACACCGGCCTTACCCTGGCCCAGCCGCCCTTCAGCGTCCTGGGCGTGGGCCCCGCCGAACCCAAAGAAGCCGTCGCCGGTGGGGGGAAATGA
- a CDS encoding CoB--CoM heterodisulfide reductase iron-sulfur subunit A family protein: MTPEKHGAVLVVGGGIAGMQAALDLAEAGFFVHLVEKSPGIGGVMAQLDKTFPTNDCSMUIISPKLVECGRHLNIELLTLTELVSLEGEEGNFTATLRQQPRYVDLDKCIGCGLCAEKCPKKVPDEYNAGLAKRKAVYVKFSQTVPLKYAIDRDACIYFKKGTCKACEKHCPAGAIKLDDEEKLLTRQVGAVVLAAGFKPYDPRVLAGFGYGRHPAVVTGLEFERILSASGPFAGHLVRPADHAEPRRIAWLQCVGSRDTHPDSHTYCSGVCCMYAIKQAVIAKEHAGAGLETTIFFMDMRTYGKDFERYYDNARDRLGVRFVRSRVHSVDPLAGDGRQVQLTYVDEQGQPHKEAFDLVVLSIGLEAPPDFKDLAQRLGVELDRHGFAAASSFAPVATSRPGVYVCGALAGPKDIPYSVMEASAAAGAAASRLSEVRFTQVKEKTFPPERDVSLEEPRIGVFVCNCGINIAGVVNVPEVAAYARTLPHVVHVEENLYSCSQDTQDRMSEIIREHGLNRVVVAACSPRTHESLFQETLINAGLNKYLFEMANIRNQDSWVHAQTPELATQKAKDLVRMAVAKASLLQPLAETELPVTQSALVVGGGVAGMSAALTLARQGYPVHLVEREAELGGVARRLFATYQGEDVGEFVRRLAAEVQAEPNISVHLQSTLSQVSGFVGNFITRLETPTGPQNVEHGVTVIASGAKEYRPTEYLYGEHPAVVTQLELDELLKGNDPRLTTLESLAFIQCVGSRDEQHPYCSKVCCTHTVKAALEVKRRRPEAQVTVLYRDMRTYGPREDLYLAAREQGVLFVRYSRDRKPEVTAADGRLQVKFVDPILGLPVKLPVDLLCLAAAIESHRDQTLAQMFRVPQDGDGWFLEAHQKLRPVDFATDGIFLCGLAHYPKPLEESIAQAQAAAARAATVLAKPSIRVSGLISRVAPELCCGCQMCINVCPYQAISFDEAQGVAVVNEALCKGCGACAATCPSEAVILLGFTPKQLMAQIKTALAA, encoded by the coding sequence ATGACTCCGGAAAAACACGGTGCGGTATTGGTGGTGGGTGGCGGCATCGCCGGCATGCAAGCGGCCCTGGATCTGGCCGAAGCCGGCTTCTTTGTCCATCTGGTGGAAAAAAGCCCCGGCATCGGCGGGGTCATGGCCCAACTGGACAAGACCTTCCCCACCAACGACTGCTCCATGTGAATTATTTCGCCCAAGTTGGTCGAGTGCGGTCGGCACTTGAACATTGAGCTTCTGACGTTGACGGAGCTGGTGAGCCTGGAGGGGGAGGAGGGCAATTTCACCGCTACCTTAAGGCAACAGCCCCGGTATGTGGACCTGGACAAATGCATCGGCTGCGGCCTGTGCGCCGAGAAATGCCCCAAAAAGGTCCCGGATGAATACAATGCGGGCTTGGCCAAGCGTAAGGCGGTGTACGTCAAGTTCAGCCAGACGGTCCCGCTGAAGTACGCTATCGACCGGGATGCCTGCATCTACTTCAAAAAGGGCACCTGCAAGGCCTGCGAGAAGCACTGCCCCGCCGGCGCCATCAAGCTGGACGACGAAGAAAAGCTCCTCACCCGGCAGGTGGGTGCGGTGGTCCTGGCTGCGGGCTTCAAGCCCTACGATCCCCGGGTGCTGGCCGGGTTCGGCTACGGCCGCCATCCGGCGGTGGTCACCGGGCTGGAATTCGAGCGCATCTTGAGCGCCTCCGGCCCCTTCGCCGGGCATCTGGTGCGGCCGGCGGACCACGCCGAGCCCCGGCGCATCGCCTGGCTGCAGTGCGTGGGCTCCCGGGATACCCATCCCGATTCTCACACCTACTGCTCCGGGGTGTGCTGCATGTATGCCATCAAGCAGGCGGTCATTGCCAAGGAGCACGCCGGGGCGGGCCTGGAGACCACCATCTTCTTCATGGACATGCGCACCTACGGCAAGGACTTCGAGCGCTATTACGACAACGCCCGGGACCGGCTGGGGGTGCGCTTTGTGCGCTCCCGGGTGCATTCGGTGGACCCGCTGGCCGGAGACGGCCGCCAGGTGCAGCTCACTTACGTGGATGAGCAGGGTCAGCCTCACAAGGAAGCCTTTGACCTGGTGGTCCTCTCCATCGGCCTGGAGGCGCCGCCGGACTTCAAGGATCTGGCCCAACGCCTGGGGGTGGAGCTGGACCGGCACGGCTTTGCCGCCGCCAGTTCCTTCGCGCCGGTGGCCACCTCCCGGCCCGGAGTGTATGTCTGCGGCGCCCTGGCGGGCCCCAAGGACATCCCCTATTCCGTCATGGAGGCCTCGGCGGCCGCGGGTGCTGCGGCCAGCCGCTTGAGCGAGGTGCGCTTCACCCAGGTCAAGGAAAAGACCTTCCCGCCGGAGCGGGACGTCAGTTTGGAGGAGCCCCGCATCGGGGTCTTTGTGTGCAACTGCGGCATCAACATCGCCGGCGTGGTCAATGTGCCGGAGGTGGCGGCCTACGCCCGCACCCTGCCCCACGTGGTGCATGTGGAGGAGAATCTCTACTCCTGCTCCCAGGACACCCAGGACCGCATGAGCGAGATCATCCGGGAGCACGGCCTCAACCGGGTGGTGGTGGCGGCCTGCTCGCCCCGGACCCATGAGTCCCTCTTCCAGGAGACCCTCATCAATGCGGGCCTGAACAAGTATCTCTTTGAAATGGCCAACATCCGCAACCAGGACTCCTGGGTGCATGCCCAGACTCCGGAGCTGGCCACCCAGAAGGCCAAGGACCTGGTGCGCATGGCGGTGGCCAAGGCGTCATTGCTGCAGCCCCTGGCTGAAACCGAGCTGCCGGTGACCCAGAGCGCCCTGGTGGTGGGAGGGGGAGTGGCGGGCATGAGCGCCGCCCTCACTTTGGCCCGCCAGGGCTACCCGGTGCACCTGGTGGAGCGGGAAGCCGAACTCGGAGGCGTGGCCCGGCGACTGTTCGCCACCTACCAGGGCGAGGACGTGGGCGAGTTCGTCCGCCGGCTGGCCGCCGAAGTTCAGGCCGAGCCGAACATTAGCGTCCATCTTCAGAGCACCCTCTCCCAGGTCTCCGGGTTTGTGGGCAATTTCATCACCCGCCTGGAGACGCCCACGGGCCCCCAGAACGTGGAACACGGAGTCACCGTCATCGCCAGCGGGGCCAAGGAATATCGGCCCACTGAGTACCTCTACGGCGAGCACCCCGCGGTGGTGACGCAGTTGGAGCTGGATGAACTCCTCAAAGGCAATGACCCGCGGCTCACGACGCTGGAGAGCCTGGCCTTCATCCAGTGCGTGGGTTCCCGGGATGAGCAGCACCCTTACTGCTCCAAGGTCTGCTGCACCCACACGGTGAAGGCGGCCCTGGAAGTGAAGCGCCGCCGGCCCGAGGCCCAGGTGACCGTGCTCTATCGGGATATGCGCACCTACGGCCCCCGGGAGGACCTGTATCTGGCCGCCCGGGAGCAGGGAGTGCTCTTCGTGCGCTATTCCCGGGACCGCAAGCCGGAAGTGACCGCGGCGGACGGCCGTCTGCAGGTGAAATTCGTGGATCCCATCTTAGGGCTGCCGGTGAAGCTGCCGGTGGACCTCCTCTGTCTGGCCGCGGCTATTGAATCCCATCGGGACCAGACCCTGGCCCAGATGTTCCGGGTGCCCCAGGACGGTGACGGCTGGTTTTTGGAGGCGCACCAGAAGCTCCGCCCGGTGGATTTCGCCACCGACGGCATCTTTCTGTGCGGCCTGGCCCATTACCCCAAACCCCTGGAGGAGAGCATCGCCCAGGCCCAGGCCGCCGCGGCCCGGGCCGCCACGGTGCTGGCCAAACCCAGTATTAGGGTAAGCGGCCTCATTTCCCGGGTGGCGCCGGAGCTCTGCTGCGGCTGCCAGATGTGCATCAATGTCTGTCCTTATCAGGCCATCAGCTTTGACGAAGCCCAAGGCGTGGCGGTGGTGAACGAGGCCCTGTGCAAGGGCTGCGGCGCCTGCGCCGCCACCTGCCCCAGCGAGGCAGTGATCCTGTTGGGCTTCACCCCGAAGCAACTGATGGCTCAGATCAAAACCGCCCTGGCCGCCTGA
- a CDS encoding ABC transporter ATP-binding protein: MTLAVRRGEAFGLVGPDGAGKTTLMRLLVGIMDPDAGEARVLGYHTVSQAEELKEHIGYMPQRFGLYDDLTVRENLLFYFDLYGVPRRVREERLPGLLAFAGLAPFQERLAGQLSGGMRQKLGLICALCHRPRVLFLDEPTFGVDPVSRREFWEILQRLLQEGVTIFLSTAYLDEAERAHRVGLLHDGRLLAVDTPEGLKAAFVGELLEVRAGNLRQARELLTQAPGVQQVLTRGDHLTVTVPRAQEAAPALHRLLETAGLGPVAVNPTEPALEDCFVQLVRRQGKDAEEG; encoded by the coding sequence GTGACGCTCGCGGTCCGGCGGGGGGAGGCCTTTGGCCTGGTGGGGCCCGACGGCGCCGGCAAGACCACCCTCATGCGCCTGCTGGTGGGCATCATGGACCCGGATGCCGGGGAGGCCCGGGTGTTGGGGTATCACACAGTGTCCCAGGCCGAGGAGCTCAAGGAGCATATCGGTTACATGCCCCAGCGCTTCGGGTTGTATGACGACCTGACGGTCCGGGAGAATCTGTTGTTTTATTTCGACCTGTATGGGGTGCCCCGGAGGGTGCGGGAAGAGCGCCTGCCGGGACTGTTGGCTTTTGCCGGCCTGGCCCCCTTCCAGGAGCGCCTGGCGGGGCAGCTCTCCGGGGGGATGCGCCAGAAGCTGGGGCTGATCTGCGCCCTGTGCCATCGGCCCCGGGTCCTGTTTCTGGATGAGCCCACCTTCGGGGTGGACCCGGTCTCCCGGCGGGAGTTTTGGGAGATCTTGCAGCGCCTGCTGCAGGAAGGGGTCACCATCTTTCTCTCCACCGCCTACCTGGACGAAGCGGAGCGGGCCCATCGGGTGGGATTGCTGCATGACGGCCGCCTCCTGGCGGTGGACACCCCGGAGGGCCTCAAAGCCGCTTTTGTGGGGGAACTCCTGGAGGTCCGGGCAGGAAATCTCAGGCAGGCCCGGGAGCTCCTCACTCAGGCCCCGGGGGTCCAGCAGGTGCTGACGCGGGGGGACCATCTGACCGTCACGGTGCCCCGGGCGCAGGAGGCGGCCCCCGCCTTGCATCGTCTCCTGGAAACTGCCGGGCTGGGGCCGGTGGCAGTCAATCCCACGGAGCCCGCCCTGGAAGACTGCTTCGTGCAACTGGTGCGGCGGCAGGGCAAAGACGCTGAGGAAGGATAA
- the fdhF gene encoding formate dehydrogenase subunit alpha, with protein sequence MTMYKLVPSICSYCGCGCGVLFEVLDNRILSTLPLKTHPVNEGRLCIKGWSLHEYVESDMRLTGPYLRLNGRLHQVTWDRAIGFAAQRLQEIVAKYGPDSVGVLASAKISNEENYLLQKFARAVVGTNNVDHCARLUHSSTVVGLTAAFGSGAMTNSIAEIEDAACIFVTGSNTTACHPLVARRIFRAKEKGAVLLVADPRRIQLSMYADVAVQQRVGSDVALLNGIMHLILKNGWEDRDYIAQRTEGFEELEALLKDYTPERVAALTGVAPEDLARMAELYATRKPAAILYTMGITQHTTGVDNVKAICNLAMLTGNVGFASAGVNPLRGQNNVQGACDMGGLPNVFPGYQAVNVPENNAKFSKAWGRPLSDKPGLTIMEMVHAMEEGRLKALYVVGENPKLSDPDMNHLRHAMKNLELLIVQDLFLSETAQGADVVFAAASTAEKDGTVTNTERRCLRFFKAIEPIGQSLPDWEIICRLATAMGYPMSYSGPEEIFREITTLTPSYAGMSYERLGLTGLQWPCPTPEHPGTPYLHRDRFTRGKGKFHAVPYLDPAELPDAEYPYFLTTGRMFAHYHTGTMTRVSPHLDREQPTGYVEINPEDAGRLGIAEGETVAVASPRGRIEAPARICRTVRPGNLFLPIHFGENPTNVLTSAEALDPLAKIPEFKVSKARLEKVQLS encoded by the coding sequence ATGACCATGTACAAACTCGTGCCATCTATCTGTTCTTATTGCGGCTGCGGCTGCGGCGTGCTCTTCGAGGTGCTGGACAACCGTATCCTAAGCACCCTGCCCCTCAAGACCCATCCGGTCAATGAGGGCCGGCTGTGCATCAAGGGCTGGAGCCTGCATGAGTATGTGGAAAGCGACATGCGCCTCACCGGACCGTATCTGAGGCTCAACGGCCGACTGCACCAGGTGACCTGGGACCGGGCCATCGGCTTTGCGGCCCAGCGCCTGCAGGAGATCGTGGCCAAATACGGCCCGGACAGCGTGGGGGTGCTGGCTTCGGCCAAAATCAGCAACGAGGAGAATTATCTCCTGCAGAAATTCGCCCGGGCGGTGGTGGGCACCAACAACGTGGACCACTGCGCCCGTCTCTGACACTCCTCCACGGTGGTCGGTCTGACCGCCGCTTTCGGGAGTGGGGCGATGACCAACTCCATCGCCGAAATTGAAGACGCGGCCTGCATCTTCGTCACCGGCTCCAACACCACCGCCTGCCATCCCCTGGTGGCCCGGCGCATCTTCCGGGCCAAGGAGAAGGGCGCGGTGCTGCTGGTGGCCGATCCCCGGCGCATCCAGCTCAGCATGTACGCCGACGTGGCGGTGCAGCAGCGGGTGGGGAGCGATGTGGCCCTCCTGAACGGCATCATGCACCTCATCCTGAAAAACGGCTGGGAGGATAGAGATTACATCGCCCAGCGCACCGAGGGCTTTGAGGAGCTGGAGGCCCTGCTTAAGGACTACACGCCGGAGCGGGTGGCCGCCCTCACCGGAGTGGCGCCCGAAGATCTGGCCCGCATGGCGGAGCTCTACGCCACCCGCAAGCCTGCGGCCATCCTCTACACCATGGGCATCACCCAGCACACCACCGGGGTGGACAACGTCAAGGCCATCTGCAACCTGGCCATGCTCACCGGCAACGTGGGCTTCGCCAGTGCCGGGGTCAATCCCCTCAGGGGCCAAAACAACGTCCAGGGGGCCTGCGACATGGGGGGCCTCCCCAACGTCTTTCCCGGCTATCAGGCGGTGAACGTGCCGGAGAACAACGCCAAGTTCTCTAAGGCCTGGGGCCGGCCCCTGTCGGACAAGCCGGGACTCACCATCATGGAGATGGTCCATGCCATGGAGGAGGGCCGGCTCAAGGCGCTCTATGTGGTGGGGGAAAACCCCAAGCTCAGCGACCCGGACATGAACCACCTGCGCCATGCCATGAAGAACCTGGAGCTCCTCATCGTCCAGGACCTCTTCCTCTCCGAGACGGCCCAGGGCGCGGATGTGGTCTTTGCCGCCGCCTCCACCGCCGAGAAGGACGGCACCGTCACCAACACCGAGCGCCGCTGCCTGCGCTTCTTCAAGGCCATCGAGCCCATCGGCCAGAGCCTCCCGGATTGGGAGATCATCTGCCGTCTGGCCACCGCCATGGGCTACCCCATGAGCTACAGCGGCCCGGAGGAGATTTTCCGGGAAATCACTACCCTCACCCCTAGCTACGCCGGCATGAGTTACGAGCGTCTGGGGCTCACGGGCCTGCAGTGGCCCTGCCCCACCCCGGAGCACCCGGGCACGCCTTACCTGCACCGGGACCGCTTCACCCGGGGCAAGGGCAAGTTCCACGCCGTGCCGTATCTGGACCCGGCGGAGCTCCCTGATGCGGAGTATCCGTATTTCCTCACCACCGGGCGCATGTTTGCCCATTACCACACCGGCACCATGACCCGGGTGTCGCCGCACCTGGACCGGGAGCAGCCCACCGGCTATGTGGAGATCAACCCGGAAGACGCCGGGCGCCTGGGGATTGCCGAGGGGGAGACGGTGGCGGTGGCCTCTCCCCGGGGACGCATTGAAGCGCCGGCCCGGATCTGCCGCACAGTGAGGCCGGGGAACCTCTTTCTCCCCATCCACTTCGGGGAGAACCCCACCAACGTGCTCACCAGCGCCGAGGCCCTGGACCCCCTGGCCAAGATCCCGGAGTTCAAGGTGAGCAAGGCCCGGCTGGAAAAAGTGCAGCTATCATGA
- a CDS encoding mannose-1-phosphate guanylyltransferase/mannose-6-phosphate isomerase encodes MILAGGSGTRFWPVSRHLYPKQVLRLLGSQSMLEATISRLLPRIPVNRLGVVTSAAQAEVIRLDLFRHGREGIRLWLEPEPKNTAAAVGLAAVLLAGEPEADTLAVFPADHFIRNQAALHAALNVGAALAQEGYLVTFGITPSRPETGYGYIKAGRPLLEGQAYAAARFVEKPPREQARRFLEEGGYYWNSGIFLFRREVFLEALARYLPEMYAGLSRLTEREGSPTLEEVYAGLPAVSLDHGVMEQAPNVAVVPADLGWSDVGSWSALYDLLPADARGNVRVGRVHDRDSEGSLVFAQERLVATLGLRDVVVVDTPDATLVCHRDRVQEVKDLVADLARQNLVESQQHLTVERPWGRYTVLTGGPGFQVKQVEVLPGKRLSLQFHRYRAEHWVIVQGVALVTIGTEMRQLRANESVYVPVETPHRLENPGPELLRLIEVQTGSYLGEDDIVRLADDFWRQPGEPAS; translated from the coding sequence GTGATTCTGGCGGGAGGCTCCGGCACCCGCTTCTGGCCGGTGAGCCGCCATCTCTATCCCAAGCAGGTGCTCAGGCTTTTGGGCTCCCAGTCCATGCTGGAGGCCACCATCTCCCGGCTGTTGCCCCGCATTCCCGTGAACCGCCTGGGGGTGGTGACCAGCGCCGCCCAGGCGGAGGTTATCCGGCTGGACCTCTTTCGCCATGGCCGGGAGGGGATCAGGCTATGGCTGGAACCGGAGCCCAAAAACACCGCCGCGGCCGTGGGTCTGGCGGCGGTATTGCTGGCCGGGGAGCCGGAGGCGGACACTCTGGCCGTCTTTCCCGCCGATCATTTCATCCGGAATCAGGCCGCTCTGCATGCGGCCCTCAATGTGGGCGCCGCCCTGGCCCAAGAAGGCTACCTGGTCACTTTCGGCATCACCCCCAGCCGCCCGGAAACCGGCTACGGCTACATCAAAGCCGGCCGCCCCCTCCTGGAGGGGCAGGCGTATGCGGCGGCACGCTTTGTGGAAAAGCCGCCCCGGGAGCAGGCCCGGAGGTTCCTGGAGGAAGGCGGCTATTATTGGAACAGCGGCATCTTCCTCTTCCGCCGGGAAGTGTTTCTGGAGGCGCTGGCCCGGTACCTGCCAGAGATGTATGCCGGTCTCTCCCGCCTGACAGAGAGGGAAGGGTCCCCCACTCTGGAGGAGGTCTATGCCGGCCTGCCCGCCGTCTCTTTGGATCACGGAGTCATGGAGCAAGCCCCCAATGTGGCGGTGGTGCCTGCGGACCTGGGCTGGAGTGACGTGGGGAGCTGGAGCGCCCTCTATGACCTCCTGCCGGCGGATGCCCGGGGCAATGTGCGGGTGGGCCGAGTCCACGACCGGGACAGCGAAGGCTCCCTGGTCTTCGCTCAGGAGCGGCTGGTGGCCACCTTGGGTCTCAGGGACGTGGTGGTGGTGGACACCCCCGACGCCACCCTCGTCTGCCACCGGGACCGGGTTCAGGAAGTCAAGGACCTGGTGGCGGACTTGGCCCGCCAGAACCTGGTGGAATCCCAGCAGCACCTCACGGTGGAGCGTCCCTGGGGGCGTTATACAGTGCTCACCGGCGGCCCCGGCTTTCAGGTAAAACAGGTGGAGGTACTCCCGGGGAAGCGCCTCAGCCTGCAGTTTCACCGCTACCGGGCCGAGCACTGGGTAATAGTGCAGGGAGTGGCCCTGGTGACCATCGGCACTGAGATGCGGCAGCTCCGGGCCAACGAGAGCGTCTATGTGCCGGTGGAGACCCCGCACCGCCTGGAAAACCCCGGTCCGGAGCTCCTGCGCCTCATCGAGGTGCAGACCGGCTCCTATCTGGGGGAGGACGACATCGTGCGGCTGGCGGATGATTTCTGGCGCCAGCCGGGAGAGCCGGCCTCCTGA